Below is a window of Desmonostoc muscorum LEGE 12446 DNA.
TTATTGTAATTCTTTCTAATACAGAAAATAGAGGAGCAATTTGTGTAGCTCAAAAAATTCTAGAAGCAGTACGCAACTTGGCAATTCCTCACGCTCAGTCTTGTATATGTGCTTATGTCACCGTCAGTATAGGCTTTGTCAGCGTTGTGCCAAATTCAAAATTGTCACCGCAACACGTAATTGAAGCAGCTGACAAAGCACTTTATACAGCTAAACACCAAGGGCGCGATCGCATTAGTGCTGGTGTCGTTGCTAGTTTCTAATATCTAATTTATGGTTATGCGGCATTGGGAGGGAATAACTAATGACAAATGACAAATAACTAATAAATGATTATTTGAGGCTCTTTAATTGTATCATCAGGCATGATGGTATCTCGAAATTTTGCATAAATCATGTTTGTCTGGTAAAGGTTTGCTTTAGTCAGTTTTGTTTTAGTTAAGTTTGCCCATGTCAAGTCTGCGCTAGTTAAATTAGCTTCACTTAGATTAGCTTCTAGTAATATTGCCCCGCATAACTTTGCTTTCGTGAGATTTGCTCTCACTAAATTCGCTTCAATTAGCGATGCTTCAATTAATTTGGCTTCAGTTAAGTCTGCTTCCCTCAAATCCCCACCACATAAAGAAGTACCCCAAAGGTTACTACCTATTAATTTCACTCGCCATAAAAAACTTCCACACAAATTTGCTTGTCTTAAGTCAGCATTAATTAAATTAGCTTCACACAAAGAGGCTTCATATAAATTAGCTCCGCATAAACTAGCTTCCATCAAATTGGCGCCACTTAAATTAGCACGAGTGAGTATAGAACCAGATAAATTGGCACCACGCAAATCTGCTCCTATGAAGTTAATTCCACTTAAATCAAGTCCTTTCAGGTCAATTTCACTCAAGTCATGTCCACTGAAATTGTGACGCTGAAAACTATTTGTAATT
It encodes the following:
- a CDS encoding pentapeptide repeat-containing protein; translated protein: MNNYANKQEFILNQITNSFQRHNFSGHDLSEIDLKGLDLSGINFIGADLRGANLSGSILTRANLSGANLMEASLCGANLYEASLCEANLINADLRQANLCGSFLWRVKLIGSNLWGTSLCGGDLREADLTEAKLIEASLIEANLVRANLTKAKLCGAILLEANLSEANLTSADLTWANLTKTKLTKANLYQTNMIYAKFRDTIMPDDTIKEPQIIIY